One Streptomyces fagopyri DNA window includes the following coding sequences:
- a CDS encoding sigma-70 family RNA polymerase sigma factor yields MRKDSAVADDERRSRARHRMNPSASASSNSEPDEDLMRALYREHAGPLLAYVLRLVAGDRQRAEDVVQETLIRAWKNAGQLNRATGSVRPWLVTVARRIVIDGHRSRQARPQEVDPAPLEVIPAEDEIDKALWLMTLSDALDDLTPAHREVLVETYFKGRTVNEAAETLGIPSGTVRSRVFYALRSMKLALEERGVTA; encoded by the coding sequence GTGCGCAAGGATTCGGCCGTGGCTGATGATGAACGAAGGTCAAGGGCCCGACATCGCATGAATCCGTCCGCGTCGGCTTCGTCGAACAGCGAACCCGACGAGGATCTGATGCGTGCGCTGTACCGGGAGCACGCGGGTCCCTTGCTCGCATACGTGCTGCGGCTGGTCGCCGGAGACCGGCAGCGCGCCGAGGACGTCGTACAGGAAACACTCATCCGTGCCTGGAAGAACGCCGGTCAGCTCAATCGGGCGACCGGTTCGGTACGACCCTGGCTGGTGACGGTCGCCCGGCGCATCGTCATCGACGGCCACCGCAGCCGGCAGGCCCGGCCGCAGGAGGTGGACCCGGCACCGCTGGAGGTCATCCCCGCGGAGGACGAGATCGACAAGGCGTTGTGGCTGATGACACTGTCGGACGCGCTGGACGACCTGACCCCTGCTCACAGGGAGGTTCTGGTCGAAACGTACTTCAAAGGGCGTACGGTCAATGAGGCGGCCGAGACGCTCGGCATACCCAGCGGCACCGTCCGTTCCCGGGTGTTCTACGCCCTGCGGTCGATGAAGCTGGCGCTGGAGGAGCGGGGGGTGACGGCGTGA
- a CDS encoding uroporphyrinogen-III synthase produces MYEEPQRPAPQDHGPLSGFTVGVTAARRADELGALLQRRGACVQHAPALRIVPLADDGELLAATGELIDRAPDIAVATTAIGFRGWIEAADGWGLGEALLGRLREVEVLARGPKVKGAIRAQGLTEEWSPSSESMAEVLDRLLAQGVEGRRIAVQLHGEPLPGFVESLRAAGAEVVPVPVYRWMPPEDIGPVDRLLDATVTRGLDALTFTSAPAAASLLSRAEARGLLPDLLAALHHDVLPACVGPVTALPLQAHGVATVQPERFRLGPLVQLLCQELPGRARTLPIAGHRVEIRGHAVLVGRALRPVPPAGMSLLRALSRRPGWVVARSELLRALPGAGRDEHAVETAMARLRTALGAPGLIQTVVKRGYRLALDPAADAKYADG; encoded by the coding sequence ATGTACGAGGAACCGCAGCGACCCGCCCCGCAGGACCACGGCCCCCTCTCGGGGTTCACCGTGGGCGTGACGGCCGCACGCCGGGCCGACGAGCTCGGCGCGCTGCTCCAGCGGCGCGGCGCCTGTGTCCAGCACGCCCCCGCCCTGCGTATCGTGCCGCTCGCCGACGACGGCGAACTGCTCGCCGCCACCGGGGAACTGATCGACCGGGCCCCGGACATCGCGGTGGCCACGACCGCCATCGGCTTCCGCGGCTGGATCGAGGCCGCCGACGGATGGGGACTCGGCGAGGCCCTGCTCGGACGGCTGCGCGAGGTCGAGGTCCTCGCGCGCGGTCCCAAGGTCAAGGGCGCGATACGGGCCCAGGGACTGACCGAGGAGTGGTCGCCGTCCTCCGAGTCCATGGCGGAGGTGCTCGACCGGCTCCTGGCCCAGGGCGTGGAGGGCCGCCGGATCGCCGTACAGCTGCACGGTGAACCGCTGCCCGGGTTCGTGGAGTCGCTGCGGGCGGCGGGCGCCGAGGTGGTGCCCGTGCCGGTGTACCGGTGGATGCCCCCGGAGGACATCGGACCCGTCGACCGGCTGCTGGACGCCACCGTCACCCGGGGCCTGGACGCGCTCACCTTCACCAGCGCGCCCGCCGCCGCCTCCCTGCTGTCCCGCGCCGAGGCCCGCGGCCTGCTCCCCGACCTGCTCGCCGCCCTCCACCACGACGTGCTGCCCGCCTGCGTCGGCCCGGTCACCGCGCTTCCGCTCCAGGCCCACGGCGTCGCGACGGTCCAGCCCGAGCGCTTCCGGCTCGGCCCCCTCGTCCAACTGCTCTGCCAGGAACTCCCGGGCCGCGCCCGCACGCTGCCGATCGCCGGACACCGGGTGGAGATCCGCGGGCACGCGGTGCTGGTCGGCCGCGCGCTGCGTCCCGTACCGCCCGCCGGGATGTCGCTGCTGCGGGCCCTGTCGAGGCGGCCGGGCTGGGTGGTGGCGAGGTCCGAGCTGCTGCGGGCGCTGCCGGGCGCCGGCCGGGACGAGCACGCCGTCGAGACGGCCATGGCCCGGCTGCGCACCGCGCTGGGCGCTCCCGGCCTCATCCAGACCGTGGTCAAGCGCGGCTACCGGCTGGCCCTCGACCCGGCCGCCGACGCCAAGTACGCGGACGGGTAG
- a CDS encoding nitrate/nitrite transporter: MTAPSTVPARNRGGRWIEEWDPEDETFWNETGAKVARRNLLLSVLSEHIGFSVWTLWSVMVLFMGPEYGLTPADKFLLTSMVTLVGALVRVPYTFAVAVFGGRNWTIVSACLLLVPTVAAFVVMEPGTSFSTFLLVGLLAGIGGGNFASSMTNINAFFPLRRKGWALGLNAGGGNIGVPVIQLVALAIIGAGGGPRVLIGVYIPLVLVAAVLAAVFMDNIASVRNDTGAAKDAARDAHTWIMAFLYIGTFGSFIGYGFAFGQVLQNEFGRTPLQAAYVTFVGPLLGSLIRPVGGRLADRYGGARITLWNFVAMAGATGAVVAASVQRSLPLFTVAFIALFVLTGLGNGSTYKMIPGIFRAKAVARGLRGEEAASYGRRLSGASMGLIGAVGALGGVGINLALRQSFLTYGSGTGAFVAFLAFYGLCFAVTWAVYLRGPAPRTRTVAAAEAKPRLDYAEV, from the coding sequence ATGACAGCCCCGAGCACAGTCCCCGCCCGGAACAGGGGAGGCCGGTGGATCGAGGAGTGGGATCCGGAGGACGAGACCTTCTGGAACGAGACGGGGGCGAAGGTGGCCCGGCGCAACCTGCTCCTGTCCGTGCTCTCCGAGCACATCGGCTTCTCGGTCTGGACCCTGTGGTCGGTCATGGTGCTCTTCATGGGGCCCGAGTACGGGCTCACCCCCGCCGACAAGTTCCTGCTCACGTCGATGGTGACGCTGGTCGGGGCCCTGGTGCGGGTGCCCTACACCTTCGCGGTGGCGGTCTTCGGCGGCAGGAACTGGACGATCGTCTCGGCCTGCCTGCTGCTCGTGCCGACCGTCGCCGCGTTCGTGGTGATGGAACCGGGCACCTCGTTCTCCACCTTCCTGCTGGTCGGCTTGCTCGCCGGCATCGGCGGCGGCAACTTCGCCTCCAGCATGACCAACATCAACGCGTTCTTCCCGCTGCGCCGCAAGGGCTGGGCGCTCGGTCTCAACGCGGGCGGCGGCAACATCGGCGTGCCCGTCATCCAGCTCGTGGCGCTCGCGATCATCGGCGCCGGCGGCGGGCCCCGCGTGCTGATCGGCGTCTACATCCCGCTCGTCCTCGTCGCCGCCGTGCTGGCCGCCGTCTTCATGGACAACATCGCGTCCGTGCGCAACGACACCGGCGCCGCCAAGGACGCCGCGAGGGACGCGCACACCTGGATCATGGCCTTCCTCTACATCGGCACCTTCGGGTCGTTCATCGGCTACGGCTTCGCCTTCGGGCAGGTGCTGCAGAACGAGTTCGGCCGTACGCCCCTGCAGGCGGCGTACGTCACCTTCGTCGGCCCGCTGCTCGGCTCGCTGATCCGGCCCGTCGGCGGACGGCTCGCCGACCGGTACGGCGGGGCGCGGATCACGCTGTGGAACTTCGTCGCCATGGCAGGCGCGACCGGGGCCGTCGTGGCCGCGTCGGTCCAGCGGTCGTTGCCGCTGTTCACGGTCGCGTTCATCGCGCTGTTCGTGCTCACCGGGCTCGGCAACGGCTCGACGTACAAGATGATCCCCGGGATCTTCCGGGCCAAGGCGGTCGCCCGGGGCCTGCGCGGGGAGGAGGCCGCCTCCTACGGGCGGCGGCTGTCGGGGGCCTCCATGGGACTCATCGGCGCGGTGGGCGCGCTCGGCGGCGTCGGCATCAACCTCGCCCTGCGGCAGTCCTTCCTCACCTACGGCTCCGGCACCGGCGCGTTCGTGGCCTTCCTCGCCTTCTACGGGCTGTGCTTCGCGGTCACCTGGGCCGTATACCTTCGCGGGCCCGCACCCCGGACCCGGACCGTCGCAGCCGCGGAGGCGAAGCCGCGGCTCGACTACGCCGAGGTCTGA
- a CDS encoding CGNR zinc finger domain-containing protein, with amino-acid sequence MASGMATASYELRFDSGRICLDLLATTHPEERLDAVDRLRVWITRSGLVPAGTPLSAADPSWLVGFRELRGQVARLVRGELDGRPAETALARVNALALAAPPAPAAVRTEDGSLRRALHEPPGCPGLLAVIARDALELLTDPAARASLRQCAGDNCPIVYLDTSRGRRRRWCSSEVCGNRERVARHRRRAALARA; translated from the coding sequence ATGGCGTCGGGCATGGCCACGGCCTCGTACGAGTTGCGGTTCGACTCCGGGCGGATCTGCCTGGACCTCCTGGCGACCACCCACCCGGAGGAACGGCTCGACGCGGTGGACCGGTTGCGGGTCTGGATCACCCGGTCCGGTCTCGTCCCGGCGGGCACACCGCTGTCCGCGGCCGATCCCTCCTGGCTCGTGGGCTTTCGCGAACTACGCGGCCAAGTGGCCCGGTTGGTCCGCGGGGAACTGGACGGCCGGCCCGCCGAGACGGCGCTCGCCCGGGTCAACGCGCTCGCCCTCGCGGCCCCGCCCGCCCCCGCGGCCGTACGCACCGAGGACGGCTCGCTGCGGCGCGCGCTGCACGAGCCGCCCGGCTGTCCCGGCCTGCTCGCCGTGATCGCCCGTGACGCCCTCGAACTGCTCACCGATCCGGCGGCGCGCGCGAGCCTGCGACAATGCGCGGGTGACAACTGCCCGATCGTCTATCTCGACACCTCCCGAGGCAGGCGCCGACGATGGTGCTCGAGCGAGGTGTGCGGCAACCGGGAGCGCGTGGCCCGGCACCGGCGACGGGCCGCCCTCGCCCGCGCGTGA
- a CDS encoding glycosyltransferase, with protein sequence MASRTSAHGSAARARHPVPHARRRRLPMRFLLPSLLLVALLAMLMLRGYVHSEILADHRIQPEAVTDKVPERILDGGPVIDTRGGRTTSLSVPDHRLVLTFDDGPDPKWTPKVLDVLKKHHAHAVFFVTGTMASRYPELVRRMVEEGHEVGLHTFNHPDLSYQSKGRIDWELSQSQLALEGAAGIRTSLFRPPYSSFADAMDNKSWPVTKYIGTRGYITVVNNTDSEDWQKPGVDEIIRRATPKGGKGAIVLMHDSGGDRHQTVEALDRFLPRLQRRGYEFQNLTQALDAPSAHTPVTGLDLWKGKAWIHLVGASDAVTDVLVAGIAVVGVLVFTRFGMMLALSAAHARRVRRDGFRWGPVPVTEPVSVLVPAYNEAKCIENTVRSLMASEHPVEVVVVDDGSSDGTARIVEDLRLPNVRVVRQLNAGKPAALNRGVANARHDIVVMMDGDTVFEPATVGELVQPFADPGVGAVAGNAKVGNRDSLIGAWQHIEYVMGFNLDRRMYDILRCMPTIPGAVGAFRRSALDRVGGMSDDTLAEDTDITMALHRDGWRVVYAEKARAWTEAPESVQQLWSQRYRWSYGTMQAIWKHRGAVVEKGPSGRFGRVGLPLVSLFMVLAPLLAPLIDVFLLYGVVFGPTQKTIIAWLGVLAVQAVCAAYAFRLDRERMTHLISLPLQQILYRQLMYMVLIQSWITALTGGRLRWQKLRRTGVVEAPGAIPRQRTARSGKDRRPVA encoded by the coding sequence ATGGCTTCCCGTACCAGTGCGCACGGGTCCGCCGCCCGTGCGCGGCACCCGGTTCCCCACGCCCGGCGCCGAAGGCTGCCGATGCGTTTCCTGCTGCCTTCGCTGCTCCTCGTCGCCCTGCTCGCCATGCTGATGCTGCGCGGCTACGTCCACAGCGAGATCCTCGCCGACCACCGCATCCAGCCCGAGGCCGTCACCGACAAGGTGCCCGAGAGGATCCTCGACGGCGGCCCGGTCATCGACACCCGCGGTGGCCGCACGACCAGCCTGAGCGTCCCCGACCACCGGCTCGTCCTCACCTTCGACGACGGTCCGGACCCGAAGTGGACGCCCAAGGTCCTCGACGTCCTCAAGAAGCACCACGCGCACGCCGTCTTCTTCGTCACCGGCACCATGGCCTCGCGCTATCCGGAGCTGGTGCGGCGCATGGTCGAGGAGGGGCACGAGGTCGGCCTCCACACCTTCAACCACCCCGACCTCTCCTACCAGTCGAAGGGACGCATCGACTGGGAGCTGTCCCAGAGCCAGCTGGCCCTGGAGGGCGCGGCGGGCATCCGGACCTCCCTCTTCCGCCCCCCGTACTCCTCCTTCGCCGACGCCATGGACAACAAGTCCTGGCCGGTGACGAAGTACATCGGCACCCGTGGCTACATCACCGTCGTCAACAACACCGACAGCGAGGACTGGCAGAAGCCCGGCGTCGACGAGATCATCCGTCGCGCCACGCCCAAGGGCGGCAAGGGCGCGATCGTCCTCATGCACGACTCCGGCGGTGACCGGCACCAGACGGTGGAGGCGCTCGACAGGTTCCTGCCCCGACTCCAGCGGCGGGGCTACGAGTTCCAGAACCTCACCCAGGCGCTGGACGCCCCCAGCGCGCACACCCCGGTGACCGGCCTCGACCTGTGGAAGGGCAAGGCGTGGATCCACCTGGTGGGGGCCTCCGACGCCGTCACCGACGTCCTGGTCGCCGGTATCGCCGTCGTCGGCGTCCTGGTCTTCACCCGGTTCGGCATGATGCTGGCGCTCTCCGCCGCGCACGCCCGCCGGGTGCGCCGCGACGGCTTCCGCTGGGGACCGGTCCCGGTCACCGAACCGGTGTCGGTGCTCGTGCCGGCGTACAACGAGGCCAAGTGCATCGAGAACACGGTCCGTTCGCTCATGGCGAGCGAGCACCCCGTCGAGGTGGTGGTCGTCGACGACGGTTCGAGCGACGGGACGGCCCGGATCGTCGAGGACCTGCGGCTGCCGAACGTCCGTGTCGTGCGCCAGCTCAACGCGGGCAAGCCCGCGGCCCTCAACCGGGGTGTGGCCAACGCCCGGCACGACATCGTCGTGATGATGGACGGCGACACCGTCTTCGAACCGGCCACCGTCGGTGAACTGGTGCAGCCCTTCGCGGACCCGGGCGTCGGCGCCGTCGCCGGCAACGCGAAGGTCGGCAACCGCGACTCCCTCATCGGTGCCTGGCAGCACATCGAGTACGTGATGGGCTTCAACCTCGACCGCCGGATGTACGACATCCTGCGCTGCATGCCGACCATCCCCGGCGCGGTCGGCGCCTTCCGCCGCTCCGCCCTGGACCGGGTCGGCGGCATGAGCGACGACACGCTCGCCGAGGACACCGACATCACGATGGCCCTGCACCGCGACGGCTGGCGGGTGGTGTACGCGGAGAAGGCGCGCGCGTGGACCGAGGCCCCGGAGTCCGTGCAGCAGCTCTGGTCCCAGCGCTACCGCTGGTCGTACGGCACGATGCAGGCGATCTGGAAGCACCGCGGGGCCGTCGTGGAGAAGGGACCCTCGGGCCGCTTCGGACGGGTGGGCCTGCCGCTGGTGTCGCTGTTCATGGTGCTGGCCCCGCTGCTCGCCCCGCTGATCGACGTCTTCCTGCTCTACGGCGTGGTGTTCGGGCCGACACAGAAGACGATCATCGCGTGGCTCGGTGTCCTCGCCGTCCAGGCGGTCTGCGCGGCGTACGCCTTCCGTCTGGACCGCGAACGCATGACCCACCTCATATCGCTCCCGCTCCAGCAGATCCTCTACCGGCAGTTGATGTACATGGTCCTGATCCAGTCCTGGATCACCGCCCTCACCGGAGGCCGGCTGCGCTGGCAGAAACTCCGGCGTACGGGCGTGGTGGAGGCGCCGGGGGCGATCCCGCGGCAGCGGACGGCCCGGAGCGGGAAGGACCGGAGGCCGGTCGCATGA
- a CDS encoding acyltransferase family protein, with the protein MTTHEYTAGATPPLGAPQISTGPAEVSAPAPAAPAGKPGRDRYLDLLRSIALVRVVVYHLFGWAWLSILFPSMGVMFALAGSLMARSLERPALGVIRGRVRRLLPPLWAFSAVVLALMFAGGWNPAHDPDTGGGVQGVADVLNYILPVGAPPYPAHAGSDSGLLDSTWAEQAAGPLWYLRAYLWFVVASPLLLWAFRRVPRTTLLAPLALTAVVGTGLVILPGETGNAVTDFAVYGGCWVLGFAHHEGMLVKVPRYLAISCSTMMMAFALWWASGHPGSEGWDLNDIPLADALWSFGFVVILLQYSPSWKELPGRLARWDKLVTLSNNRAVTIYLWHNMLIMATVPILDQMYDLPFMDSDRATGALDATYTLWTFVLVWPLTALAVLAFGWIEDIAAKRSPRLWPNGAKPRGGASRGNHRIAPQSPPQSPPRSSPGSPARGSRRA; encoded by the coding sequence ATGACGACGCACGAGTACACGGCGGGTGCGACCCCGCCCCTGGGCGCCCCGCAGATCAGTACCGGACCGGCGGAGGTGTCCGCGCCGGCGCCCGCGGCGCCCGCCGGGAAGCCGGGCCGTGACCGCTACCTCGATCTGCTGCGCTCGATCGCCCTGGTCCGGGTGGTCGTCTACCACCTCTTCGGCTGGGCGTGGCTGTCGATCCTGTTCCCCTCCATGGGCGTGATGTTCGCGCTGGCGGGCTCGCTGATGGCCCGCTCGCTCGAACGCCCGGCCCTGGGGGTGATCCGGGGGCGCGTGCGTCGTCTGCTGCCCCCGCTCTGGGCCTTCAGCGCGGTCGTACTGGCCCTGATGTTCGCGGGCGGCTGGAACCCCGCGCACGACCCGGACACCGGCGGCGGCGTCCAGGGAGTCGCCGACGTCCTCAACTACATCCTCCCGGTCGGCGCCCCGCCGTATCCCGCGCACGCCGGCTCCGATTCGGGTCTGCTGGACTCGACCTGGGCGGAACAGGCGGCGGGCCCGCTCTGGTACCTGCGCGCCTACCTGTGGTTCGTGGTCGCGTCCCCGCTTCTGCTGTGGGCGTTCCGCCGCGTTCCCCGGACGACCCTGCTGGCTCCGCTCGCGCTCACGGCGGTGGTCGGCACCGGGCTGGTCATCCTCCCGGGCGAGACGGGCAACGCCGTCACCGACTTCGCGGTCTACGGCGGCTGCTGGGTCCTCGGGTTCGCCCACCACGAGGGGATGCTGGTGAAGGTCCCCCGCTACCTCGCGATCTCGTGCTCGACGATGATGATGGCCTTCGCCCTGTGGTGGGCCTCGGGGCATCCGGGCTCCGAGGGCTGGGACCTGAACGACATCCCGCTGGCCGACGCGCTGTGGTCCTTCGGCTTCGTGGTGATCCTGCTCCAGTACAGCCCGTCCTGGAAGGAACTGCCGGGCCGCCTGGCCAGGTGGGACAAGCTGGTGACGCTGTCCAACAACCGCGCGGTCACCATCTATCTGTGGCACAACATGCTGATCATGGCCACGGTCCCGATCCTCGACCAGATGTACGACCTCCCCTTCATGGACAGCGACCGTGCGACGGGGGCCCTGGACGCGACGTACACGCTGTGGACGTTCGTCCTGGTGTGGCCTCTGACAGCCCTGGCCGTCCTGGCCTTCGGCTGGATCGAGGACATCGCGGCGAAGCGCAGCCCGCGGCTGTGGCCGAACGGAGCGAAGCCGAGGGGCGGCGCCTCACGGGGCAACCACCGGATCGCGCCCCAGTCCCCGCCCCAGTCCCCGCCCCGGTCATCGCCAGGGTCACCCGCACGGGGCAGCCGCCGGGCCTAG
- a CDS encoding zf-HC2 domain-containing protein translates to MQGPRGQQNPGDNIHETVGAYALGILDDAEATAFEAHLATCEWCGQQLDELAGMEPMLAALADLPAAQGTPAIGESLSARPSPRLAERLVDEVSQRRAVKRRRGMYLVAAAAALIIGGPLTVMAVSGGDGGTKTPAAMATSPAKAAFQTMTDKVTATDPKTSVKATVAVEPKDWGTHAVLQLSNVKGPLKCSLIAVGKNGERETVTSWSVPDWGYGIPGATTEQAKNPLYVHGGAAFKPNQIDHFEVMTFDGKQLVQVKA, encoded by the coding sequence ATGCAGGGACCACGGGGACAGCAGAACCCCGGTGACAACATCCACGAGACCGTCGGCGCCTACGCCCTCGGCATCCTCGACGACGCGGAGGCCACGGCCTTCGAGGCCCACCTCGCCACCTGCGAGTGGTGCGGCCAGCAGCTCGACGAGCTCGCCGGGATGGAGCCGATGCTCGCCGCGCTCGCGGATCTGCCCGCCGCGCAGGGTACCCCGGCCATCGGCGAGTCGCTGTCCGCCCGCCCGAGCCCACGGCTCGCGGAACGGCTGGTCGACGAGGTCTCGCAACGGCGTGCCGTCAAGCGCCGGCGCGGAATGTACCTGGTGGCCGCGGCGGCCGCGCTGATCATCGGCGGTCCGCTGACCGTGATGGCGGTGAGCGGCGGCGACGGCGGCACGAAGACGCCCGCCGCGATGGCCACCAGTCCGGCCAAGGCGGCGTTCCAGACGATGACCGACAAGGTCACGGCCACGGACCCGAAGACCAGCGTCAAAGCGACCGTCGCGGTGGAGCCGAAGGACTGGGGCACCCACGCGGTCCTCCAGCTCTCGAACGTCAAGGGACCGCTGAAGTGCTCCCTGATCGCCGTCGGCAAGAACGGCGAGCGCGAGACGGTCACCTCCTGGTCGGTCCCCGACTGGGGCTACGGCATCCCGGGCGCCACGACCGAACAGGCGAAGAACCCCCTGTACGTGCACGGCGGAGCGGCCTTCAAGCCGAACCAGATCGACCACTTCGAGGTCATGACCTTCGACGGCAAGCAGCTCGTACAGGTGAAGGCGTGA
- a CDS encoding anthrone oxygenase family protein has protein sequence MTDNSRRRPSAAAGVLGAATVATGLVAGVFYIFACDVMPALARSDDRVFIEVMVNINDVIQNPVFFLSFLGAPVLTAVSARQLRGCPHRRWVWVALAACVLALLVTAVVNVPLNDRLADAGDPARIADPAAVRERFEDAWVTWNVVRALLSTCALACLARALFLHREAYPSAYLASAAGSRASR, from the coding sequence ATGACAGACAACAGCAGGCGGCGGCCGTCGGCCGCCGCAGGTGTCCTGGGCGCGGCCACGGTCGCGACGGGTCTGGTCGCCGGGGTCTTCTACATCTTCGCCTGCGACGTCATGCCGGCGCTGGCGCGCAGCGACGACCGCGTCTTCATCGAGGTCATGGTGAACATCAACGACGTGATCCAGAACCCGGTGTTCTTCCTGAGCTTCCTGGGCGCACCGGTCCTCACGGCCGTCTCCGCCCGGCAGTTGCGCGGATGCCCCCACCGCCGGTGGGTGTGGGTCGCCCTGGCCGCCTGCGTGCTGGCCCTCCTCGTCACCGCCGTCGTGAACGTCCCGCTCAACGACCGGCTGGCGGACGCGGGCGACCCGGCGCGGATCGCCGACCCGGCCGCCGTGCGCGAGCGCTTCGAGGACGCCTGGGTCACCTGGAACGTCGTACGGGCCCTGCTGTCGACGTGCGCCCTGGCCTGCCTCGCGCGTGCCCTGTTCCTCCACCGCGAGGCCTACCCGTCCGCGTACTTGGCGTCGGCGGCCGGGTCGAGGGCCAGCCGGTAG